Sequence from the Hamadaea flava genome:
GCCCTCGGCGAGGCGGGCCTGCTCGACGGCCGCCGCTGCACGACCCACCACGACCTGCAGGACGAACTCGCCCACGTCTACCGCCGGGCCAGCGTCGTGCGCGACGTCCTCTACGTCGTGGACGGCCGAGTCGTCACCTCGGCCGGCATCGCGAGCGGCATCGACCTGGCCCTGCACCTGCTCGCCCAGCGGCACGGCCCGGCCCTGGCCGCGCGGGTCGCCCGCGAGATGGTCGTGTACGCCCGCCGCAACGGCGACGAACGCCAGGAAAGCGCGATGCTGCGCCACCGAGCCCACGTCAACGACGCGGTGCACCGCGTTCAAGACGTCATCGACACCCGGTACGCCGACCGCCTGCCACTGGCCCAGCTGGCCGCCTCCGGCGGAGTCAGCGAGCGTACGCTCACCCGCCTGTTCGATCGGGTGCTGGGCCTGACCCCGTTGCGCTACCAGCAACTGCTGCGCGTCGAACGCGCGGAGCACCTGATCGGGCACGGTGCGACGGTGGAGGCGGCGGCGCGTGCCGTCGGCTTCGAGGACGCTCGGATGCTGCGGCGGCTACGCTCCCGCGCTATCTAGCTCCGCTTCGCTTCCGCCCTCGCGCCGGCGCTCGCGTCGGGCGCTTTTTGGCGCTGGATCAGGGTTCTGGGTCGAATCTTGGGCAATGATTCGGCTTAGAACCCTGATCTGGTTGCTTCCTGAGGGCGCGACGGGCGGTCCGGGCGCTCCGGGCTGGGTTCGGCGCGAGAGAACAG
This genomic interval carries:
- a CDS encoding GlxA family transcriptional regulator — translated: MSTVVFLLAPGVHLLDLAGPAQTFSSAADFGAGYRLAYVGEREDVLANQGLPLRGATEWPELTADDLVVVPGWKSASAHNRTKFTPSTLERLREHHRRGGTVASVCAGAFALGEAGLLDGRRCTTHHDLQDELAHVYRRASVVRDVLYVVDGRVVTSAGIASGIDLALHLLAQRHGPALAARVAREMVVYARRNGDERQESAMLRHRAHVNDAVHRVQDVIDTRYADRLPLAQLAASGGVSERTLTRLFDRVLGLTPLRYQQLLRVERAEHLIGHGATVEAAARAVGFEDARMLRRLRSRAI